The genomic interval ACCTCGCAGCCTGGATCTGGATCTGTTGTTTTGGGGTGAATTGAGGCTCGAACATCCCCGTTTGGTGTTGCCCCACCCGCGGATGCACTTGCGTAGTTTTGTTCTGGAGCCCCTGCTCCAGGCGATGCAAGGCGCTCACCCGCCATGCTGGTGAGCCGTCACGTCTGCTCCTATGGCGCCGCTGCCGGCCCCGGAACCCTTTGAGTTGCTCGACACCGTTGAAGCGGTCGATGCTCGCAAGATTCGTTTTGAACGCAATCGGATCAAGCTGCCGATGGGGGTGGAGGCCACCTTCGGGATGATCCGCCATCCCGGTGCGTCCCTGGCGGTGCCGTTCACCGACGACGGTCAGGTGGTGCTGTTGCGGCAGTATCGCTTCGCGGTGCAGGCGCGTTTGCTCGAGTTCCCTGCCGGCACCTTGGAGGAGGGAGAAGACCCCTTGGAGTCGATGCAACGGGAGCTGGGTGAAGAAGCCGGCTACAGCGCGACCCGCTGGGATGCCCTGGGGCCGATGCTTCCGTGCCCGGGATACTCCGATGAGGTGATCCACTGCTTCCTGGCCCGGGAGCTCACCCCATTGGAAAACCCGCCAGCTGGCGACGATGACGAAGACCTGGAGGTGGTGCTGATGAGCCCAGCGCAGCTCGATGCGGCGCTTGCTTCGGGCGATGAATGGCTTGATGGAAAGAGCGTCACCGCCTGGTTCCGCGCCAAGCAGGTTCTCGGCCTCTGATGACGACCCCTCGCGTCTTGTTCTGGCACCGCCGCGATCTGCGCCTGGCGGACAATTTGGGTTTGGCCGTCGCTGGGGAGATCAGCCCTGCGGTGACCGGCGTGTATGTGCTTGACCCCAAGGTCATCGATCCTCCTGAGCATCTGCCGGCGATGGCGCCGGCTCGTCTGTGGTTTCTGATCGAGAGCCTGGTGGAATTACAGCAGCGCTGGCGGGAGGCCGGTAGCCGTCTGGTCATTCTCGAGGGGGATCCTCCGGTTGTGCTGCCACAGCTGGCAGAGCAAATCGGCGCCGAGGCCGTGGTGTGGAACCGCGATGTGGAGCCCTACGCCCGTGAGCGTGACCGCCAGGTGGCGAGGCGGCTCCAAGCCGATGGTCGGAAGGTGTTGGTGGACTGGGATCAGCTGCTGATCGC from Synechococcus sp. UW69 carries:
- a CDS encoding NUDIX hydrolase, translating into MAPLPAPEPFELLDTVEAVDARKIRFERNRIKLPMGVEATFGMIRHPGASLAVPFTDDGQVVLLRQYRFAVQARLLEFPAGTLEEGEDPLESMQRELGEEAGYSATRWDALGPMLPCPGYSDEVIHCFLARELTPLENPPAGDDDEDLEVVLMSPAQLDAALASGDEWLDGKSVTAWFRAKQVLGL